The DNA region TGTCGCCTTTACTAGTCTTACGAAGCATTCGGCACGAGTAGCCGTGCGTGTATCTGGAAGATCATGACAAGATTCGAATGGCCGAGTCAATTCATTTATACGACAGTTCTATGATGGCATGCAAGCTCAGGCGCAAAAACGATGTTTAAGCCATTTAACGTAACAAATAGTGTAAAGCAGGGCTACGTTCTTACCTTCAGTCACGAAGACACCGGAGTCAATCATAAGTACCGCACGGGACGGTGGGTTTCGAACtacaataatggtaaaagaaCACCCATTCGCGATCTgctctttgctgatgatgttgcgtTGAGTTAATCAAGTCTGTGTGTCATGCAGCGTACTGTGGACCGCTTTGCAAAAGCATGTCCAACTATGGTCTTACCTTTAATGCCAAGAAAACGGAGGTCATGCACCTGCACCTCACGTTTCGTACCTCAAACCCGTACTAACAGTTAATGGTTCACGCTTCAGTACTGTTGACAAGTTCCTATAGCTTGGTAGTACCGTCTCACGATCTGCAAATATCACTACGAAGTTGCGCCGAGAATGGCCCGTATCAATTAAATATTAAAGCAGACCTTCTGAATCTGTATGGAATCGCAAAGGTCTAACCGGCCAAACCAAGATCAAAATGTACAATGCTGCTGtgctctctcctcacttctaAATGTTTGCAAGACTTCGACTCTATATATCAAGCATGTCAAACAACTGCATCTTTTTCATATAAGATGCCCGAGAAGAATTCTTGGTGCTAAATGGCAAGATGTGGTTCCAGACACGGATGCGCTACAGAGAACCAAGGTGGAGAGTATTCACGCCATCCTAAACCGCCGTCAACTGAGGTGGACTGGCCATGTGTTTCGATGCCACACAACCACTATACCAAATAGCTGCTTGTCGGTGAACTATGCCAGGGCCAAAGGTCGCGAGGTGGCTAGCGTAAACGTTACAAAGAAAGCAACCCTGAAGAACTGTGGCTTTGACCCTAACGCTTGGGAGAATAATGCAGCAAACCCTTTTAAAGGCGTAAAGCAATCAAAGACGGCGCCACAAGGTTGGAAAAAAACGCCCAGGATAAACGCCAAATGTGACTGTAAtatcaatctatgtatgtgtgtatttattcatgcatatatgtatacatacatacacagacactcaaatgcgcaaatacacatacacacgcgcgtgtacgTTCTTACCttgttgtttcaatacgggagaagagctacgCTGAGATGGTCatgtctgctatatttaaattatcgtaTCTTTTTAAACTGATGCACGTTTTTAGCATACACCACGTTATTTGGGAGATTGTTACATGTTTCCATAGTTCTGTCtgggaaactgaactttttgatatctttatttcttccttttactttccACTCTTTACTGTGTCCTCTCGTTCTTTTGTTCAAAATTatagtcatgtttttttttctaacttcacTCTTACTGTAACATAGTTGAACAACATGATCATatcaccccttttccttctttcatccaaaGCAGTAAgttctattttctgtagtctatcTTCGTAGCTTATATCTCAGAGTAGGTGTCCATCTTATAGCATCTTTTTAACCTCTTTCCAGTTTGTCTATATCACTTTTGAAGGGTGGACTCCGTACCACTGCACCGAACTCtggactaggtcttatgatggttGTAATGATTTTCACCGCGTCTTCGTCCACCTGAATGCCAAGTAATATTTTATGGATCTTTTCATCTATATGATCATTTGGGTCCAAGTTCTTGttcatgattattccaaggtattTTCCCAATCTACTGTGTTTGATACTGCATCTCTAATTCGTATTGGTATAAGaaacgatttttactttctccgaacctgactacatagcatttattggtgttgaattccatttCCCAAGCACAGCCCCACATAAACAAGTTCTCGGTGTCACTTGGAAGCATTAGTATGAGACGTCTATTGCCCTTTTACGTTTTTTCGCGTCGTttacaaacatattcagataaatcacttgggcttatgtttgaccctaattcattgatgaaaatagtaaacataatcggcgccaagaccgatccttgaggtactccgctagtttcTCGTCTCCATGTAGTGCTTCCCTctaaatactgtgctcatttgtcTCTCATGTAGGAAGTCTTTCATCCATTCGAGGACTTTACCTGTGTCTCCACCttggtgttctaatttccataacagTTTTCTATGAGACACCTTAACAAGTATACACATTGCACCCaaccgtctctttcttgtaatatttctgaAACTGCCATAAAAGAGAGATTTATTACATATGCAGgaccttccgtccttccctctcaaataaaacaaattgcCTATTTGATATTTGATACAAGTACTTTCTATCATCCTTACTAATAGCTTACataatacacttaaacacacacaatcacacacacacacacacacacacacatatatatatatatattcacacgcgcgtacgcacgcacacacacacacacacacacacacacacacacacacacacacacacacacatatatatatatatatatatatatatatatatatatattcacacgcgcgtacgcacacacacacacacacacacacacacacacacacacacacacacacacacacactgcattgtACATGcataatattgtatatacatacagacataatatTGTATATACTTAAAAACCCtgaaacacacatgtgtgtgtgcgtgtcataaAAGAGCATTGTtgttgagagaaagggaaatagaaagaaagcgcgaataggatagatagatagaatatcaatatacacaatataccaAAGACATGATCAGAAGAGCTTCGCCATTTCTTGCATTATTCATCTAGTGTAGTCCATCAATTCATTTATTAGTTATTTCTCAATCGCTATGCATAAAAACCATAAAACGAAGCACTATCCCCTTTCAAACAAGCTTTCTTGCAGGAAAATGTGCAATACAGGGATGCACAAACCATCTTACAGCCAAGGTCTAAGCTTACAACATTATATTCTCGTCCCTTTGATTGTAAACAGTGAACATGACTCAGCTGATATGACGTCACCGGAATCAAGGTCGCAGCAATGAGCAACGGAATCTTACTGCAAGATCTGCCGTCTTGCAACATCTGAAATCTACCGTGGTTGCCCGTACACTCAACAGGTGGCGCGGAAGGAATGTGTCGAGTAATTCTCTGGAATGGAATATGTTATCACACTTGTCCATGCTCTGTATACGGATACAGAATAAAAggcatttatgcttatatatatatatatatatatatatatatatatatgtgtgtgtgtgtgtgtgtgtgtgtgcgtgtgcgtgtgcgtgtgcgtgtgcgtgtgcgtgtgcgtgtgcgtgtgcgtgtgtgtgtgtgtgtgtgtgtttatgcgtgtttatacacccacccacccacacacacacacacacacacacacacacacacacatatatatacatatatgtatatatttatatatatatatatatattcgtgtacgtgtatttaggtatgtgtaggcctatgtatgtatttatgtgtgtttatgtgtatgtgtgtgtctgcatacacacacacagaaatagatacatacacacacccacgtgtgtgtgtgtgtgtgcatatatatatatatatatatatatatatatatatacacacacacacacacatacacataaaaacacacacatatatgtatatgcatatatatgtatatatatgtatatatacatatatatatatatatatatatatatagagagagagagagagagagagagagaaatggaatctaggtggattttcaataaatctaattggTGTATTgtgtagatgtgtttgtgtgtgtgtgtgtgtgtgtgtgtgtgtgttttcataaacacacacacacatagaggagaTTATTGACATAAAAGCACACATTGATCGATGTCATCCTGTATTATCTACTTATCGCCTGTTGTAGAATTATAAAGAACAATTTCGAAACGAATTATGAATTACGAATGATGTACAACTTCTTAATCTAACCGTAGTCGAAAATTACATTCACTAATGATATTTACCGAGCCCTAATTTCCCCCCAAAAAGGAGCGTATCCAAAAATTTTACCACaccttttatttaaatttccgCGGAAACCTTGAAGGGACAGATTCTTATCTTTACTGTGCCTAAGGAGACAAGGTAAAtgataatagatgaataaaatacgAAAAAGCTTTTACCTGGATAAATGTTTCAAGTACGGCCTATCGACTTAGGTCACGAGCAGAAAACCACAAGGAAGGGAAAGTAACAGCTCCGTCTGTCTTCTTTAACAGGTATCTCTTGGAAAGAGACTAATTTTGTGTTTAATTTAATGGCaatgtaaatattaatgatgaaagctTTTGAAATCCTTAGCGAGATCAGCCTTGATAGCACAAGAACAAAAGTACTTCATACTGTATATGGgaattgtatatgtattgtgtgtgtggcaACGTATGAAGTAGCCTTAACTAATCTATTATAGATAAAGGAAACTTTTTCATCAGTTATCACACACATTTTAATctaacaacctcctcctccccgttctctGTGTTTATCAGGTAAAATGCTGAGGctcatcgtgtgtgtgtatatgtatatatgtgtatacatacatacatacatatatatatatatatatatatatatatatatatatatatgatatatatatatgaattatatttatcattatttaatgtATTTTTCACATTAGGAATCACTGACAAAGGTCCGCAATTCTAGACTAACTCCTTCCAATTCTGCCAGATCGCCTTCcctatgtaaataaacaagagaaacaatATAATATTCTAGCATCACCACTGTCTTGAATGCCAAACGTTATGACATTACAATAGTCTAGAGTTTCAAGGCCCTCAGGTTTTTCAAGTTTTCCTTGTCGAAACCGCCGTGGGATTAGAATAGTCCATGGTCCCAAGATCCTTAAGTTTTTTGCTGTGTCGAAACCGCCGTGCGATTAGAATAGTCTATGGTCTCAAGGTCCAAGTTTTCTGTGTCGAAACCCTAAACACAAGCCACTGTTGCCTAATTCACTGCGACGAGAGAGAAGGTCGAGTGAGCATCAACGTAACTTCCTCTCGCATTTCGGTGCAGATTTTGAAAGGAGCGAGGTCCAAGTCGCGTTGGAGGTGGGCATAAGGCGGGCATACCATGGCTTCAGTGCGGAGTCTTGTGAGAATCCCCTTCGTCGCAAGTAGGAGGTGTCTTTTTACGGTAAGTTATTGAACGTTAAGCGAAGTTGTGATGGTTTTCATGCAATTCGTGGATGTGGAAGATAGGCTTAGACGTATTAATaacgtttctttttttatttttgcacgTGATGTTTAtagatcttttttatatttcggaAAGATTGTTGATAATTAATAATTTGGAAGATACAGTACGAGACGTTACTCGATATTTACCCTGTATGCGGAGCAAATTGTGCCTTTTCCGGTATATGGGTAGAAATAAGGACGTGGTGACCTTGCAAACGATGACACGACAATTATTAGAGAATCCATTGTTCAGGTTGAGCAGGAAATCACTTCTTACTTatcaaatgaaacaaagaaataagattttacatgataaaaaagtaaatacaggCATTCATTAAAATCTACTGATCGCTAAGTGGCTTACAGTGTAGGCCTATATCCAAATTAAAGAATTAATTTATAgataaatgttatcattgttattctctgcTATCCTTATCGAAATCGTCTGCTTGCATGCTTGCTGTCAGTGGCGAATTTTCGATAAGAATATTCGAGTCTGAATTCTAGAtttaatatttacttttataatgtctaattattttaataatttgtgtttcagtgcttgtgtgtttatattcattagtgtatgtatatgaacttatgttttattatttttaattattcatatttacttatttatatttatattcatttgtttctaGTTCTCTTCGTAATTttcgaatatataatatatatattagcaatgcTAATGTTCTAAGGTAACGACATATCTTCACCTCCACAattaactgtttttattattttttacttattctgttttagagagagagagagagagagagagagagagagagagagagagagagagagagagagagagagagagagagagagagagagagagagagagaggaaacaaagttGCATCTGATCGAGCATGATTACACATTTCATTCTTTCATCACCTCGTTTCCCATATCACTCccggcctcctccttccctaagGGCGCCGCCAACCTGACGAAGGCGGACGAGGGCAGCGGCGAAGCAGTCCCTGAGAGGAAGAACAAGGGGCACATTGCAGCCAAAGTCCCTGTCAGAATCGAACTCAAGGAAGGGAAGCGGTATCTCTGGTGTGCCTGTGGCTACAGCAAGAACCAGGTGAGAGTTTGGGACGTGGCTGTGGGATCGGGTGTCCAAGGAAAAGGAGTTTCAGTCGAAGTGTATTGGtctgtgatgatggttatgatttgatgttattgtgtttttttttttctctccttcatcttggTGATAtggttatcgtcatcgttatgataataataatgataataaaattaatgatgataaagataatgataatgctagaaataatgatactaatatttataatgatagtaatattggcgataataaaaatatttataatgatagtaataatgataaaaaatatactgatagtaatgtaataacaacaacaatagtaatagtattaatattgataatgataataacaatgatgataataataataatgataataatgataataataatgataataatgataatgttaataataatagtaatgatagtaataatcataatataattattagcattggtATTTTTGTTTGCATTCGTGTTAGCACTGTCATTATCATGTTTGGTTATTGCATGTACGTACGCACCACACTTCATTGTAAAACGCCCCTCACACAGCCATTCTGCGACGGAACCCACATCTGGAGTCGCTGGCGTCTCAAGATCAAGCAGACGCCTATGTTCTTCAAGGCGCCGGCGACGAAGACCTACGCCCTTTGCACGTGTAAGCAGACCAACAAGCCGCCTTATTGCGATGGGGCGCACAGGCGGAAGGAAGTCCAGGAGGCCGTGATCGAGTAGCTGCAGAGTCCCGGTTGTGAAACTCGTCGAAAAGTGTAATGAATTCAGTGTTATTTTATTGTATACGACATTGCTCACAGTGATTGTTGGGTTTAACATGTGGATATTTTATTTCATGgaggtctatatgtatatatttcacctGGTACTGTAATAAAATTTGTTAATTGCAAGAAAAGTACTTAATAATTTGATATATCTAGGGTCCAGTTTTACGTTATTGGCAGCTACTGAATTTTGAAATGAATTGGGGATTATATTGTAATTAACGACCTTGTATACTACTGCTAGTGATACAAAAATGATTTTGTATATTACTGTAAGTATACAGAAGTGATGAGAATGGCCTTAAAGTCAGTATTATGTGGCATTGTAAATATTTTTGCTAGAAAATAAACAGTTGCACTAAGCATGTTTTTATTACCCCACCATAAAAAATATTCTGAATATATGTTTTATGGTTTATAAGTCCGTAATGCAGATGATATAAGAAACAATATAAAGGACTTGCCAATATTAAGAATAGTACAAAATGTTTATTATTGAAGTGGCTACATGTTATCAACAGCTATGTAGAAAAAGTTCCTTACTGTAATCATGGACAAACAAAATATTCAGAAGCATCAGATGCCTTTGTACAAAATTAAGTGTCCTGTTACCATGATCGATTTTGAAATGTGTCATGCATTGTTCCCAGCGTTGCCAGTATTGCTTGTTTACAGAAAGCTTGCAGTGCATTGCTGTTAGTATCTACATTAGACAAGGGACTTTCACAATTAATGTAGATCGGGAAGAGAGGTGGTAGATCTCGGCTAGCATCAGAAATAAGGTTATATTAAACGGATTATGTAACTGGCAGCATTGTACAACTTCGTgataatatgtgtgcgtgtgtgtgcgcacaataCCGCATAAAGTCCCAAATTATATGATATAGTTCTACACTAACAAAGACTAATCATCGACAAACAACCAAGAGAAcatacattattcatattgtcTGATGAGTGTATGATTCACAATTCAAGAACATAAACTCTGAGGCCAGATATAGTGTGAAACAAATCAGGAACTTCATCGAGCTGGTCTCCCGTGCTATCGCCGAACTTTTTTATCTCGCCAAAAATCTAGCAGTAAAACATAAGACGTATAAGAATTACAAAGTACGAAGATTGCAGAGAATCGAAACGAAAATCAACAGTTACTCTgacacgagaagaaaaaaaaggaataagaagagaaaaattatTATACTTAAACATAAATGCAAGTAGACACACGTTTGGAAACTCAGACAATtacaacgcgcgcgcgcacttatgtttgcgtgcatgtgcaggaatgagtgtaagtgtatatatatatatgcatttacatatgagcatatataaacatatgcatataaatatatatacatacatacatacatacatatatatatatatatgtatgtatatgtatatacatgtgtgtgcatgtgcgtgtgtgtgtgtgtgtatatgtttgtgtgtgtgtgtgcagatgtacgtatatgaatatatcacacatacatatacaatgtccacagtgcaaaatatatatttttcgattatatatacacatgtatttctgacgaagatataatcggaactGGACATATACATCTCCTGCATTGTAAAGATATACattgtcattcacacacacacacatatgtgtgtgtgtgtgtgtgtgtgcgtgtgtgtgtgtgtgtgtgtgtgtgcgtgtgtgtgtgtgtgtgtgtgtgtgtgtgtgtgcgtgtgtgtgtgtgtgtgtgtgtgtgtgtgtgtgtgtgtgtgtgtttgcgtgtgtgtgtgtgtgtgtgtgtgtgtgtgtgtgtgtgcgtgtgtgtgtgtgtgtgtgtgtgtgtgtgtgtgtgcgtgtgtgtgtgtgcgtgtgtgtgtgtgtgtgtgtgtgtgtgtgcgtgtgtgtgtgtgtgtgtgtgtgtgtgtgtgtgtgcgtgtgcgtgtgtgtgtgtgtgtgtgtgtgtgtgtgtgtgtgcgtgtgcgtgtgtgtgtgtgtgtgtgtgtgtgtgtgtgcgtgtgcgtgtgtgtgtgtgtgtgtgtgtgtgtgtgtgtgcgtgtgtgtgtgtgtgtgcgtgtgcgtgtgcgtgtgtgtgtgtgtgtgtgtgtgtgcgtgtgcgtgtgcgtgtgcgtgtgcgtgtgcgtgggcgtgtgtgcgtgtgcgtgtgcgtgtgcgtgtgcgtgtgcgtgtgtgtgtgtgtgtgtgtgtgtgtatgtgtgtgtgagtgtgtgtgtacgtgtttgggtatgtgtatgtgtatgtgtgcgtgtgcgtgtgcgtgtgcgtgtgtgtgtgtgtgtgtatgtgtgtgtgtgtacttatatatatatatatatatcatctatatacttatatatatatatatatatatcatctatatacttatatatatacataatagaaaaaaacacattgcaaaaactagatttaatgagaatgaaactaatatatatacatgtatacatgtacacacacacacacacacacacacacacacacacacacacacacacacacacacacacactcactgacacacatctctctctctctctctctctctctctctctctctctctctctctctctctctctctctctctctctctctctctctctctttctctctctctctctcactctctctttctctttctctctctctctctttctctttctctttttctttctctctctctctctctctctctctctctctctatatatatatatatatatatatatatatatatatacatatatagagagagagagagagagagatctgtgcgtgtgtgtatgcatgtacacacacacacacacacacacacacacacacacacacacacacacacacacacacacatacatatatgtatatatacacatatatacacatatatatatacacatatatatatgtatatatatgtatatatgtgcgtgtgtgtgtgtatgcatgcatacacacacacacacacacacacacacacacacatacacacacacacacactcactgacacacatctctctctctctctctctctctctctctttctctctctttctctctctctctctctttctctttctctctctctctctctctctctctctctctctctctctctctctatatatatatatatatatatatatatagagagagagagagagagagagagatctgtgcgtgtgtgtatgcatgtacacacacacacacacacacacacacacacatacatatatgtatatatacacatatatatatacacatatatatacatatatatatgtatatatatatgtatatatgtgcgtgtgtgtgtgtatgcatgcacacacacacacacacacacacacacacacacataaatttgtttatttatttaattatctatctatttataaatcccTACATGTTATTTCAatctccctccacccacacacacatacccagagaactacaaaataacagtaaaagattctctctctctctctctctctctctctctctctctctctctctctctctctctctctctctctctctctctctctctcactctctctttctctttctctctctctctctttctctttctctttttctttctctctctctctctctctctctctctctctctctctctctctctctctctctctctctatatatatatatatatatatacatatatatatatatatatagagagagagatctgtgcgtgtgtgtatgcatgtacacacacacacacacacacacacacacacacacacacacacacacacacacacacatacatatatgtatatatacacatatatacacatatatatatacacatatatatatgtatatatatgtatatatgtgcgtgtgtgtgtgtatgcatgcatacacacacacacacacacacacacatacacacacacacacactcactgacacacatctctctctctctctctctctctctctttctctctctctctctctctctctctctttctctctctctctctctctctctctctctctctctctctctctctctatatatatatatatatatatatatatatatatatatatatatatagagagagagagagagagagatctgtgcgtgtgtgtatgcatgtacacacacacacacacacacacacacacacacacacacatacatatatgtatatatacacacatatatatatacacatatatatacatatatatatgtatatatatatgtatatatgtgcgtgtgtgtgtgtatgcatgcacacacacacacacacacacacacacacacacacacacacataaatttgtttatttatttaattatctatctatctataaatccctACATGTTATTTCAatctccctccacccacacacacatacccagagaactacaaaataacagtaaaagattctctctctctctctctctctctctctctctctctctctctctctctctctctctctctctctctctttaaactctctctctctctctaattatccatctctctctctctctctctctctctctctctctctctctctctctctctctctctctctctctctctctctctctctctctctctctctctctctctctctctctctctctctctctctctctctctctctctctctctctctctctctctctctctctctctctctctctctctctctctctctctctctctctctctttcagaacgGTACGGTAGAAAAAAGCCGTTCAATACTGAACTTCTACTAAAGAGTACCCTAAATTAcaccataaatataaataaaataaaatatttctacCTAAAATGATCCAAAATTCTCATTTTCTATGACAGCACTACGTAACATGGCGACCACGAGGGCTGTCTCAAGAATACCGGCTTTATTACAATGCCGGTCTTTATCAACGGTAAGGTTTATGGATTAATTTTGAGACTGATTGTAATTTGGTGAAAGACTTGGCCATCAATTGACACTTTGTATGCGTATTATGTGTGTTATTTGTTGAGAGTTATGggcaaaaaatgaaggaaggatcTTGAGCTATTCTGTTATTCAATACCGTAATGTACACGTTAATCTGTTTAGATAAATTAATGTTGCTAAAAAGAGTATTTTCAGAAAGGTTTATTGAAAAGCAAAAGAAGACTTGAAGGTAAGCAAAAGGAAGTGTTTTTTGTGCATTGAAATCCAGAGTTATTAACACTCTTAGTAGACGATTAGGAAATGCACTGACTCGCCCTTTTTCAGTGTTTATATTGGTTATATACTACTTAATATATCTGCCAGAAACTTGCTGTGATCTGTCTTACATCCTAAAGTCCAGCATGATAATGGTGCATTAATTGATGCTAGGTTAATTAATGGGAAGGTTTGTTGGCC from Penaeus chinensis breed Huanghai No. 1 chromosome 31, ASM1920278v2, whole genome shotgun sequence includes:
- the LOC125041834 gene encoding CDGSH iron-sulfur domain-containing protein 3, mitochondrial-like → MASVRSLVRIPFVASRRCLFTGAANLTKADEGSGEAVPERKNKGHIAAKVPVRIELKEGKRYLWCACGYSKNQPFCDGTHIWSRWRLKIKQTPMFFKAPATKTYALCTCKQTNKPPYCDGAHRRKEVQEAVIE